The Scomber japonicus isolate fScoJap1 chromosome 13, fScoJap1.pri, whole genome shotgun sequence genome includes a window with the following:
- the LOC128371699 gene encoding hepatitis A virus cellular receptor 1 homolog has product CEYNIKKHGRTSACWGRGSIPYSGCNNQIIYTDGSKVTTRASSRYQLLGRLEDGDVSLTILNTTEEDAGLYGCRVEIPGWFNDQSHHIDLTIEKAPSTSSTPTTETTEQTPQTEQTINTSGQVTVAESVPASSDSNDPEPRQEDQEAGSVTVVLVCVLLVLIGLVTAGVATVIGRRWNQHKIPQQQQQQQLQTDTSVRFNSNSSALELHRRGSAVENIYQIDADGDAGGDSGGVYEALP; this is encoded by the exons TGTGAATACAACATCAAGAAACATGGACGAACGTCAGCTTGTTGGGGTCGAGGATCAATACCATATTCAGGCTGCAACAACCAGATCATCTACACAGACGGATCTAAAGTGACAACCAGAGCTTCCAGCAGGTATCAGTTACTGGGACGACTGGAGGATGGAGATGTTTCTCTGACGATCCTGAACACCACAGAGGAAGATGCTGGACTGTACGGATGCAGAGTGGAGATACCTGGTTGGTTCAATGATCAATCACATCACATCGATCTGACCATTGAGAAAG CTCCGTCGACCTCGTCAACACCAACCACAGAAACGACTGAACAGACTCCACAGACAGAACAGACGATAAACACATCAG GTCAGGTGACCGTTGCAGAGAGCGTCCCAGCTTCCTCGGACAGCAACGACCCCGAG CCACGGCAGGAGGACCAGGAGGCCGGCAGCGTTACTGTGGTTCTGGTGTGCGTTCTGCTCGTGTTGATCGGTTTGGTCACAGCCGGCGTCGCCACCGTTATTg ggaGAAGATGGAACCAACATAAAAT ccctcagcagcagcagcagcagcagctgcagactgACACCTCGGTCCGGTTTAACTCTAATTCATCGGCTCTGGAGCTCCACCGTCGAGGTTCTGCAGTGGAGAACATCTACCAGATCGATGCCGATGGCGATGCTGGCGGGGACAGTGGTGGTGTTTACGAGGCCCTTCCCTGA
- the LOC128371700 gene encoding hepatitis A virus cellular receptor 1 homolog, which produces MMTVRRFNSLLLLALLTVSGSSSTKVVGRAGEDVTLPCKYDIKYNGPTAVCWGRGSIPYSGCNNQIISTDGSKVTTRASSRYQLLGRLKDGDVSLTILKTTEEDAGQYGCRVDISGWFNDEKHHIDLTIEKAPSTSSTPTTETTEQTPQTEQTINTSGQVTVTTSSTSIDPEPQQEDQEAGSTPVVLVRVVLMLIALVTANVVIVIGRRWNQHKIPQQQDNTLIRFSSNSSALELH; this is translated from the exons ATGATGACGGTCAGACGCTTcaactctctgctgctgctcgctCTACTCACAG tCAGTGGATCCAGCAGCACGAAGGTTGTTGGTCGAGCAGGTGAGGACGTCACTCTGCCCTGTAAATATGACATCAAGTATAACGGACCAACAGCAGTCTGTTGGGGTCGAGGATCAATACCATATTCAGGCTGCAACAACCAGATCATCTCCACAGACGGATCTAAAGTGACAACCAGAGCTTCCAGCAGGTATCAGTTACTGGGACGACTGAAGGATGGAGATGTTTCTCTAACGATCCTGAAGACCACAGAGGAAGATGCTGGACAGTACGGATGCAGAGTGGACATATCTGGTTGGTTCAATGATGAAAAACATCACATCGATCTGACCATTGAGAAAG CTCCGTCGACCTCGTCAACACCAACCACAGAAACGACTGAACAGACTCCACAGACAGAACAGACGATAAACACATCAG GTCAGGTGACTGTTACAACTTCCTCGACCAGCATCGACCCCGAG CCACAGCAGGAGGACCAGGAGGCCGGCAGCACTCCTGTGGTTCTGGTGCGCGTTGTGCTCATGTTGATCGCTTTGGTCACAGCGAACGTTGTCATTGTTATCG ggaGAAGATGGAACCAACATAAAAT cCCTCAGCAGCAGGACAACACTTTGATCCGGTTCAGCTCGAATTCATCGGCTCTGGAGCTCCAC
- the LOC128371701 gene encoding hepatitis A virus cellular receptor 1 homolog, whose amino-acid sequence MTVRRFNSLLLLALLTVSGSSSTKVVGRAGEDVTLSCKYDIKKHGPTAACWGRGPVSTFGCNNQIISTDGYKVTTRAPSRYQLLGRLEDGDVSLTILKTTEEDAGLYGCRVKIDGPFNDESHHIDLSIEKAPSTSSTPTTETTEQTPQTEQTINTSGQVTVTESVQPSSDSNDPEQQQDKGKKQTGIDVIIILVCVLLVLVGLVTAGVTQHEEEQQTYTSVWYSCNSSTLELRRRVTTVRNIYQIDCYSEAVYEVCLPPTACALPLPPWILLPVHCLPTLDLTSPTFPPSLTPDPATAPSLPHSPCH is encoded by the exons ATGACGGTCAGACGCTTcaactctctgctgctgctcgctCTGCTCACAG tCAGTGGATCCAGCAGCACGAAGGTTGTTGGTCGAGCAGGTGAGGACGTCACCCTTTCCTGTAAATATGACATCAAGAAACACGGACCAACAGCAGCTTGTTGGGGTCGAGGACCAGTGTCAACTTTTGGCTGCAACAACCAGATCATCTCCACAGACGGATATAAAGTGACAACCAGAGCTCCCAGCAGGTATCAGTTACTGGGACGACTGGAGGATGGAGATGTTTCTCTGACGATCCTGAAGACCACAGAGGAAGATGCTGGACTGTACGGATGCAGAGTGAAGATAGATGGGCCCTTCAATGATGAATCACATCACATCGATCTGAGCATTGAGAAAG CTCCGTCGACCTCGTCAACACCAACCACAGAAACGACTGAACAGACTCCACAGACAGAACAGACGATAAACACATCAG GTCAGGTGACCGTTACAGAGAGCGTCCAACCTTCCTCGGACAGCAACGACCCCGAG cagcagcaggataaAGGGAAGAAGCAGACAGGCATCGATGTTATCATCATTCTGGTGTGCGTTCTACTTGTGTTGGTCGGTTTGGTCACAGCAGGCGTCACC cagcacgaggaggagcagcagaccTACACTTCGGTCTGGTACAGCTGTAATTCGTCGACTCTGGAGCTCCGCCGTCGAGTTACTACGGTGAGGAACATCTACCAGATCGACTGCTACAGTGAAGCCGTGTACGAG GTTTGCCTACCCCCTACAGCTTGTGCCCTGCCTCTGCCCCCTTGGATCCTGCTCCCTGTGCACTGCCTTCCCACCTTGGACCTTACCTCACCaaccttccctccatcccttacCCCAGACCCAGCCACTGCTCCCTCGCTGCCCCACTCCCCTTGTCATTAA